A genomic segment from Streptomyces sp. NBC_00459 encodes:
- a CDS encoding AAA family ATPase — MSTPPDARTALPEAWMREVDLSLSLAPHLLLTGNVRDFHQLPTPDGRVRLLTVQEVLWEVCGARQYGAMLALDPLRGLERVDDPEEPRTPALRTADERVADLLRTYEDAEFDSVQLRALLVALHDLFSGADGLTVPVALVVPYAAHALPGDTVMRADRMLFTAIEALGHTAPTIPMQGRPGQGTFGLTLIWVCEQQDQLPPAFPVASDSVRVIRLLRPNLDRRTQLAARFVGRVFNTEAREEELKSVAGATDGMTARQLRTTVLTAATLPPGPTVFSDAARLVRVGITDDPWAGDTVRRQLAGADAYLSQRVLGQPTAVRKTVDVLTRAAVGLTGAQSSAARNRPRGVLFLAGPTGVGKTELARAVTTLLLGEEAQPVRFDMSEFRVDESRQRLIGAPPGYVGYDSGGELTNAVRAQPACVLLFDEIEKAHERILDLFLQILDDGRLTDSRGSTVYFSECFIIFTSNLGTQPTKQENGNDPDAAVGLAEDLLKQFTEDPAGYFGHFRAAYEDFFDRKIGRPELRNRLGDNYVTLGFIEEKAAGQVLDRSLDSVVARVRSVHKTELVISEDARDDLMDAAMANLGLGARGILNIVESAVVNPLSRELFRTPRGEGTRITLSNLLQENDGWRPVWD; from the coding sequence ATGAGCACTCCCCCCGACGCACGGACGGCCCTGCCCGAGGCATGGATGCGCGAGGTGGACCTCTCGCTGTCCCTCGCACCGCATCTGCTGCTCACCGGCAATGTCCGTGACTTCCATCAACTGCCGACGCCCGACGGCCGCGTACGGCTGCTGACCGTGCAGGAGGTGCTGTGGGAGGTGTGCGGCGCACGGCAGTACGGCGCGATGCTGGCCCTCGACCCGTTGCGCGGCCTGGAGCGGGTGGACGACCCGGAGGAGCCGCGCACCCCCGCCCTGCGGACCGCGGACGAGAGGGTCGCGGACCTGCTCCGGACGTACGAGGACGCGGAGTTCGACTCGGTCCAGCTGCGCGCACTCCTGGTGGCCCTGCACGATCTGTTCAGCGGGGCGGACGGACTGACCGTGCCGGTCGCCCTGGTGGTCCCCTACGCCGCCCACGCCCTGCCTGGCGACACCGTGATGCGCGCCGACCGCATGCTGTTCACCGCGATCGAGGCACTGGGCCACACCGCCCCCACGATCCCGATGCAGGGCCGTCCGGGGCAGGGGACGTTCGGGCTCACGCTGATCTGGGTGTGCGAGCAGCAGGACCAACTGCCCCCGGCCTTCCCGGTGGCCAGCGACTCGGTTCGGGTGATCCGGCTGCTGCGCCCGAACCTCGACCGCCGTACCCAGCTCGCGGCCCGCTTCGTCGGGCGCGTGTTCAACACCGAGGCGCGGGAGGAGGAACTGAAGTCGGTCGCGGGTGCCACCGACGGGATGACCGCGCGTCAGCTGCGTACGACCGTCCTGACCGCCGCCACGCTGCCACCGGGACCCACCGTCTTCTCCGACGCGGCCCGGCTGGTGCGGGTGGGCATCACCGACGACCCCTGGGCGGGCGACACCGTGCGCCGCCAACTCGCCGGTGCCGACGCCTACTTGTCGCAACGGGTGCTGGGCCAGCCGACGGCGGTGCGCAAGACCGTGGACGTACTCACCCGAGCCGCGGTCGGACTGACCGGTGCGCAGTCCTCGGCGGCCCGCAACCGCCCGCGCGGTGTCCTCTTCCTCGCGGGGCCCACAGGTGTCGGCAAGACGGAACTGGCCCGGGCGGTCACCACGCTGCTCCTCGGCGAGGAGGCACAACCGGTGCGCTTCGACATGTCGGAGTTCCGCGTGGACGAGAGCCGCCAACGCCTCATCGGCGCCCCGCCCGGCTACGTCGGGTACGACTCCGGCGGCGAACTCACCAACGCGGTACGGGCGCAGCCCGCCTGTGTGCTGCTCTTCGACGAGATCGAGAAGGCCCACGAACGCATCCTCGACCTGTTCCTCCAGATCCTGGACGACGGCCGGCTCACCGACAGCCGGGGCAGCACGGTGTACTTCTCCGAGTGCTTCATCATCTTCACCTCCAACCTCGGCACCCAGCCCACGAAGCAGGAGAACGGGAACGACCCGGACGCGGCCGTTGGCCTGGCCGAGGACCTGCTCAAACAGTTCACCGAGGACCCGGCGGGCTACTTCGGTCACTTCCGGGCCGCGTACGAGGACTTCTTCGACCGCAAGATCGGCCGTCCGGAACTGCGCAACCGGCTCGGCGACAACTACGTCACCCTCGGGTTCATCGAGGAGAAGGCCGCCGGCCAGGTCCTGGACCGCTCGCTCGACTCGGTGGTGGCACGGGTCCGGTCGGTTCACAAGACCGAACTGGTCATCAGCGAGGACGCGCGCGACGACCTGATGGACGCTGCCATGGCCAATCTCGGCCTCGGGGCCCGGGGCATCCTCAACATCGTGGAGAGCGCGGTGGTCAACCCGCTCAGCCGGGAGCTGTTCCGGACACCGAGGGGTGAGGGCACCCGGATCACCCTGTCGAACCTCCTCCAGGAGAACGACGGTTGGAGACCGGTATGGGACTGA
- a CDS encoding 4Fe-4S single cluster domain-containing protein translates to MGLTDGEQAATAAGSTALRINRMHFPVTALGPGRRLGVWTQGCSVRCAGCLAHDTWSSENGSVLTAEDFRDIWRRALDGGADGLTVSGGEPGDQPEALTALLRVAREETADRPADLLVYTGHPLEVLERRAPQVTGGLADAVISEPFRADAPTTLIWRGSANQIVTPLTPLGRERYGPWLEHHPERAPMQLVTSDSDAWLIGVPRSGELPLLEKALRTAGFRHGQVSWRPARRTAPAAGPEPGDEPPAVTPPTAPSGPAKKETDR, encoded by the coding sequence ATGGGACTGACCGACGGGGAGCAGGCCGCAACGGCTGCGGGGAGCACGGCGCTTCGGATCAACCGCATGCACTTCCCGGTCACCGCCCTGGGGCCCGGCCGACGGCTCGGCGTGTGGACCCAGGGCTGCTCGGTGCGCTGCGCGGGCTGCCTCGCCCACGACACCTGGTCGTCCGAGAACGGGTCCGTTCTCACCGCCGAGGACTTCAGGGACATCTGGCGGCGGGCGCTCGACGGGGGCGCGGACGGGCTCACCGTGTCCGGCGGCGAGCCGGGCGACCAGCCGGAAGCACTGACCGCACTGCTGAGGGTCGCCCGCGAGGAGACGGCCGACCGCCCCGCAGACCTCCTCGTCTACACGGGCCACCCACTGGAGGTCCTGGAGCGGCGCGCCCCCCAGGTGACCGGCGGCCTCGCGGACGCGGTGATCAGCGAGCCCTTCCGGGCCGACGCGCCGACCACCCTGATCTGGCGCGGCTCGGCCAACCAGATCGTCACCCCGCTCACCCCCCTCGGACGGGAACGCTACGGCCCGTGGCTGGAGCACCACCCCGAACGCGCGCCGATGCAACTGGTGACGTCGGACAGCGACGCCTGGCTCATCGGCGTACCCAGGTCGGGCGAACTGCCCCTGCTGGAAAAGGCGTTGCGTACGGCCGGCTTCCGCCATGGACAGGTGTCCTGGCGCCCCGCCCGTCGTACAGCCCCGGCCGCCGGGCCCGAACCCGGCGATGAACCCCCGGCGGTCACCCCGCCCACCGCCCCGTCCGGCCCCGCCAAGAAGGAGACCGACCGGTGA
- a CDS encoding nucleotidyl transferase AbiEii/AbiGii toxin family protein, with amino-acid sequence MANPTRDTTAGRVYNDLRNLACRASRSTDEIMVEYVLERFLYRLAASPLGREHFVLKGGLLLAQFGARRMTRDIDILGRSFAGDEAEIIRRIAGIAATEIDDGVAFDPATLKTVPIREEDEYHGLRLSMGASIARARLKLQLDVSFGDPVTPGPRIIDYPQQLTTDSFQLLGYPLATVIAEKLSTAVSLGDLNTRDRDYGDLYRLLTLNDLDGQELTTALTATAAHRGITLKPLSTAISDLGERRQTSYTAWRRRQGPAATGYPERFTDVVLQVTAFADTLLNDDAITLTWSAATLTWS; translated from the coding sequence ATGGCCAACCCCACTCGTGACACCACCGCCGGCCGCGTCTACAACGACCTGCGCAACCTGGCTTGCCGCGCCAGCCGGTCCACGGACGAGATCATGGTCGAGTACGTCCTCGAACGCTTCCTCTACCGCCTGGCCGCGTCACCCCTCGGCCGCGAACACTTCGTACTCAAGGGCGGCCTGCTCCTCGCCCAGTTCGGCGCACGCCGGATGACCCGCGACATCGACATCCTCGGCCGCTCTTTTGCAGGCGACGAAGCGGAGATCATTCGCAGGATCGCCGGCATCGCCGCCACCGAGATCGACGACGGCGTCGCATTCGATCCTGCGACGCTCAAGACTGTGCCCATCCGCGAGGAGGACGAGTACCACGGTCTGCGTCTGTCCATGGGCGCCTCCATCGCCCGAGCACGACTCAAGCTCCAACTTGATGTCAGCTTCGGCGATCCAGTCACTCCCGGCCCCCGAATCATCGACTACCCACAGCAACTCACGACGGACAGCTTCCAGCTCCTCGGCTACCCGCTCGCCACCGTCATCGCCGAGAAACTCTCCACCGCCGTCTCACTCGGCGACCTCAACACCCGCGACCGCGACTACGGCGATCTCTACCGGCTGCTCACCCTCAACGACCTCGACGGCCAGGAACTCACCACCGCGCTGACCGCCACCGCCGCACACCGCGGCATCACCCTGAAACCCCTCAGCACCGCCATCAGCGACCTCGGCGAGCGCCGCCAGACCTCGTACACCGCCTGGCGCCGCCGACAAGGCCCCGCCGCAACCGGCTACCCCGAACGCTTCACCGACGTCGTCCTACAGGTCACCGCCTTCGCCGACACACTTCTCAACGACGATGCCATCACCCTCACTTGGAGTGCGGCGACCCTCACGTGGTCATGA
- a CDS encoding type IV toxin-antitoxin system AbiEi family antitoxin domain-containing protein, giving the protein MSAAENPRLEQRLTGLSPTFTTAQARQVLLSPRDLASLVAAGEIDELSRGVYRRADAPETAHADLLAVCARTPRAVVCGESALALHELIDDIPAAVHIAVPRGTRRPTISYPPTVVAQYAPTTFALGVERFEAAPGETIPVYSAARSVVDAMRHRSRIGETLALSALGRYLRQGGRRNIGELQDVARELGALSVIRPAVEAVLA; this is encoded by the coding sequence ATGAGTGCTGCGGAGAACCCGCGCTTGGAGCAGCGGCTGACCGGCCTCTCCCCCACGTTCACTACGGCGCAAGCACGTCAGGTCCTGCTCTCCCCTCGTGATCTGGCGTCCTTGGTCGCGGCGGGAGAGATAGACGAACTGTCCCGGGGGGTCTACCGACGGGCAGACGCACCAGAGACCGCGCACGCGGATCTGCTGGCCGTGTGCGCACGGACTCCTCGCGCCGTCGTGTGCGGCGAGTCCGCTCTGGCCCTGCACGAGCTGATCGACGACATCCCCGCAGCGGTACACATCGCCGTGCCGCGCGGTACACGCCGCCCCACAATCTCCTACCCACCCACCGTAGTGGCGCAGTACGCCCCGACGACCTTCGCCCTCGGCGTCGAACGATTCGAAGCAGCCCCAGGAGAAACCATCCCCGTGTACAGCGCCGCCCGCAGCGTCGTCGACGCAATGCGCCACCGCAGCCGCATCGGCGAGACCCTCGCCCTGTCCGCGCTCGGCCGCTATCTGCGCCAGGGCGGACGCCGTAACATCGGCGAACTCCAGGACGTCGCGCGCGAGTTGGGTGCTCTCTCCGTTATCCGCCCTGCCGTTGAGGCGGTGCTCGCCTGA
- a CDS encoding L-serine ammonia-lyase, with protein sequence MAISVFDLFSIGIGPSSSHTVGPMRAARLFARRLRNEDVLGAVASVRAELYGSLGATGHGHGTPKAVLLGLEGASPRTVDVEGADERVEQIKESGRLRLLDDHEIGFSFDDDLVLHRRKTLPYHANGMTLWAYDASGAELLSKTYYSVGGGFVVDEDAVGADRIKLDDTALKYPFRTGDELLRLAKETGLSISALMLENERAWRTEDEIRSGLLDIWRVMQTCVSRGMSREGILPGGLRVRRRAAMSARQLRAEGEPLARAMEWITLYAMAVNEENAAGGRVVTAPTNGAAGIIPAVLHYYINFVPGADEEGVVRFMLAAGAIGMLFKENASISGAEVGCQGEVGSACSMAAGALAEVLGGSPEQVENAAEIGMEHNLGLTCDPVGGLVQIPCIERNGMAAVKAVTAARMAMRGDGSHKVSLDKVIKTMKETGADMSVKYKETARGGLAVNIIEC encoded by the coding sequence GTGGCCATCTCGGTCTTCGACCTGTTCTCGATCGGTATCGGCCCGTCCAGCTCCCACACGGTCGGCCCGATGCGCGCGGCCCGGCTGTTCGCCCGCCGACTGCGCAACGAGGACGTCCTCGGGGCGGTCGCGTCGGTCCGCGCGGAGCTGTACGGCTCGCTGGGCGCGACCGGACACGGCCATGGCACCCCCAAGGCGGTGCTGCTCGGCCTGGAGGGCGCCTCACCGCGCACGGTGGACGTCGAGGGTGCCGACGAACGGGTGGAGCAGATCAAGGAGTCCGGGCGGCTCAGGTTGCTGGACGACCACGAGATCGGCTTCTCCTTCGACGACGACCTGGTCCTGCACCGCCGCAAGACACTGCCCTACCACGCGAACGGCATGACCCTGTGGGCGTACGACGCCTCGGGCGCCGAACTCCTCTCGAAGACGTACTACTCGGTGGGCGGCGGATTCGTCGTCGACGAGGACGCAGTCGGCGCCGACCGGATCAAGCTCGACGACACGGCGCTGAAGTACCCCTTCCGTACGGGCGACGAGCTGTTGCGCCTGGCGAAGGAGACGGGTCTGTCGATCTCCGCGCTGATGCTGGAGAACGAGCGGGCCTGGCGCACGGAGGACGAGATCCGCTCCGGGCTGCTGGACATCTGGCGCGTGATGCAGACGTGTGTGTCCCGCGGTATGTCCCGCGAGGGCATCCTGCCGGGCGGACTCCGGGTCCGCCGCCGCGCGGCCATGTCGGCGCGTCAACTCCGGGCGGAGGGCGAGCCGTTGGCGCGCGCGATGGAGTGGATCACGCTCTACGCGATGGCGGTGAACGAGGAGAACGCGGCGGGCGGCCGGGTTGTGACGGCCCCGACGAACGGGGCCGCGGGCATCATCCCGGCGGTCCTGCACTACTACATCAACTTCGTACCGGGCGCCGACGAGGAGGGCGTGGTCCGTTTCATGCTCGCCGCCGGCGCGATCGGCATGCTGTTCAAGGAGAACGCGTCCATCTCCGGCGCGGAGGTCGGCTGCCAGGGCGAGGTGGGCTCGGCCTGCTCGATGGCGGCGGGCGCACTGGCCGAGGTGCTCGGCGGCAGCCCCGAACAGGTCGAGAACGCGGCCGAGATCGGCATGGAACACAATCTCGGCCTGACCTGCGATCCGGTCGGCGGCCTGGTCCAGATCCCGTGCATCGAACGCAACGGCATGGCCGCCGTGAAGGCGGTCACGGCGGCACGGATGGCGATGCGGGGAGACGGCTCGCACAAGGTGTCCCTGGACAAGGTCATCAAGACGATGAAGGAGACGGGGGCCGACATGAGCGTCAAGTACAAGGAGACGGCGCGGGGTGGGCTTGCGGTGAACATCATCGAGTGCTGA
- the glyA gene encoding serine hydroxymethyltransferase, with the protein MSLLNTPLHELDPDIAAAVDAELNRQQSTLEMIASENFAPVAVMEAQGSVLTNKYAEGYPGRRYYGGCEHVDVAEQIAIDRVKELFGAEYANVQPHSGASANQAALFALAQPGDTILGLDLAHGGHLTHGMRLNFSGKQFDVVAYHVDEAGLVDMAELEQLAKEHRPKVIIAGWSAYPRQLDFAEFRRIADEVGAHLWVDMAHFAGLVAAGLHPNPVPYADVVTSTTHKTLGGPRGGIILAKKEFAKKLNSSVFPGFQGGPLEHVIAAKAVSFKVAASEEFKERQQRTVEGARLLAERLVRADVAEHGVSVLSGGTDVHLVLVDLRNSELDGKQAEDRLHEVGITVNRNAIPNDPRPPMVTSGLRIGTPALATRGFTAEDFTEVADVIAETLKPSYDADALKARVKALADKHPLYPGLTK; encoded by the coding sequence ATGTCGCTTCTGAACACTCCCCTGCACGAGCTCGACCCGGACATCGCCGCCGCCGTCGACGCCGAGCTGAACCGCCAGCAGTCCACCCTGGAGATGATCGCCTCGGAGAACTTCGCTCCGGTCGCCGTCATGGAGGCCCAGGGCTCGGTTCTCACCAACAAGTACGCCGAGGGCTACCCCGGCCGCCGCTACTACGGCGGCTGCGAGCACGTCGACGTCGCCGAGCAGATCGCGATCGACCGGGTCAAGGAACTGTTCGGCGCCGAGTACGCCAACGTGCAGCCGCACTCGGGCGCCTCCGCCAACCAGGCCGCGCTGTTCGCGCTGGCCCAGCCCGGCGACACCATCCTCGGCCTGGACCTGGCCCACGGCGGCCATCTCACCCACGGGATGCGGCTGAACTTCTCCGGCAAGCAGTTCGACGTGGTCGCCTACCACGTGGACGAGGCCGGTCTGGTCGACATGGCCGAGCTGGAGCAGCTCGCCAAGGAGCACCGCCCGAAGGTGATCATCGCGGGCTGGTCGGCGTACCCGAGGCAGCTGGACTTCGCGGAGTTCCGCCGTATCGCGGACGAGGTCGGGGCCCACCTCTGGGTCGACATGGCGCACTTCGCCGGTCTGGTCGCGGCGGGCCTGCACCCGAACCCGGTGCCGTACGCGGACGTCGTCACCTCGACGACCCACAAGACGCTGGGCGGCCCGCGCGGCGGCATCATCCTGGCGAAGAAGGAGTTCGCGAAGAAGCTGAACTCGTCCGTCTTCCCGGGCTTCCAGGGCGGTCCCCTGGAGCATGTGATCGCCGCGAAGGCCGTCTCCTTCAAGGTCGCCGCGAGCGAGGAGTTCAAGGAGCGCCAGCAGCGTACGGTCGAGGGCGCGCGGCTCCTCGCCGAGCGTCTGGTGCGCGCGGACGTCGCCGAGCACGGCGTGTCCGTCCTCTCCGGCGGTACGGACGTCCACCTGGTCCTTGTGGACCTGCGCAACTCCGAGCTGGACGGCAAGCAGGCGGAGGACCGTCTCCACGAGGTCGGCATCACCGTCAACCGGAACGCGATCCCGAACGACCCGCGTCCCCCGATGGTGACGTCGGGCCTGCGGATCGGCACCCCGGCGCTGGCCACCCGCGGCTTCACGGCCGAGGACTTCACCGAGGTCGCGGACGTCATCGCCGAGACCCTGAAGCCGTCGTACGACGCCGATGCTCTGAAGGCACGCGTGAAGGCGCTGGCCGACAAGCACCCGCTGTACCCCGGCCTGACCAAGTAG
- the gcvH gene encoding glycine cleavage system protein GcvH produces the protein MSNPQQLRYSKEHEWLSGAENGVSTVGITEHAANALGDVVYVQLPEVGATVTAGETCGELESTKSVSDLYSPVTGEVTEVNEDVSNDPSLVNSAPFEGGWLFKVRVADEPGDLLSADEYTAFSGS, from the coding sequence ATGAGCAACCCCCAGCAGCTGCGCTACAGCAAGGAGCACGAGTGGCTGTCGGGCGCCGAGAACGGCGTCTCGACGGTCGGTATCACCGAGCACGCGGCCAACGCGCTCGGCGATGTCGTGTACGTACAGCTTCCCGAGGTCGGCGCCACGGTGACCGCGGGCGAGACCTGCGGTGAGCTGGAGTCGACCAAGTCCGTCAGCGACCTGTACTCCCCGGTCACCGGTGAGGTCACCGAGGTCAACGAGGACGTCTCCAACGATCCGTCACTGGTGAACTCCGCCCCCTTCGAAGGCGGCTGGCTCTTCAAGGTGCGCGTCGCGGACGAGCCGGGCGACCTGCTCTCCGCGGACGAGTACACCGCGTTCTCCGGCAGCTGA
- the gcvT gene encoding glycine cleavage system aminomethyltransferase GcvT, whose product MSSTPLRLTALDALHRSLGATMTDFAGWDMPLRYGSERDEHLAVRTKAGLFDLSHMGEITVTGAEAAALLDHALVGNIGSVAVGRARYTMICRADGGILDDLIVYRLAETEYLVVANAGNAQVVLDALLERADGFDALVRDDRDAYALIAVQGPQAPGILAALTDADLDGLKYYAGLPGTVAGVPALIARTGYTGEDGFELFVAPDDAEKVWQALTDAGTPVGLVPCGLSCRDTLRLEAGMPLYGHELTTSLNPFDAGLGRVVKFEKAGDFVGRAALREAAERASYEPPRVLVGLVAEGRRVPRAGYAVVAGGRVIGEVTSGAPSPTLGKPIAMAYVDAAYSAPGTAGVGVDIRGSHEPYEVVALPFYKRRK is encoded by the coding sequence ATGAGCAGCACCCCTCTGCGTCTGACCGCCCTCGATGCCCTGCATCGTTCGCTCGGCGCGACCATGACCGACTTCGCCGGCTGGGACATGCCCCTGCGGTACGGCTCCGAGCGCGACGAGCACCTGGCCGTGCGCACGAAGGCCGGCCTCTTCGATCTGTCCCACATGGGCGAGATCACCGTGACGGGGGCCGAGGCCGCCGCCCTGCTTGACCACGCCCTCGTCGGCAACATCGGGTCGGTCGCCGTCGGGCGCGCCCGCTACACCATGATCTGCCGGGCCGACGGCGGCATCCTGGACGACCTGATCGTCTACCGCCTGGCCGAGACCGAATACCTCGTCGTGGCCAACGCGGGCAACGCGCAGGTAGTGCTCGACGCCCTGCTGGAGCGCGCCGACGGCTTCGACGCGCTGGTCCGCGACGACCGGGACGCCTACGCGCTGATCGCCGTGCAGGGCCCTCAGGCCCCCGGCATCCTCGCCGCCCTCACCGACGCCGATCTCGACGGCTTGAAGTACTACGCGGGCCTGCCGGGCACGGTCGCCGGTGTCCCGGCCCTGATCGCGCGCACCGGCTACACCGGCGAGGACGGCTTCGAACTGTTCGTGGCGCCGGACGACGCGGAGAAGGTGTGGCAGGCGCTGACCGACGCGGGCACGCCCGTCGGGCTGGTCCCCTGCGGTCTGTCCTGCCGGGACACGCTCCGCCTGGAGGCGGGCATGCCGCTGTACGGCCATGAACTGACCACCTCCCTCAACCCTTTCGACGCCGGCCTCGGCAGGGTCGTGAAGTTCGAGAAGGCGGGCGACTTCGTGGGCCGGGCGGCCCTGCGCGAGGCCGCCGAGCGCGCTTCGTACGAGCCGCCGCGGGTACTCGTCGGTCTGGTCGCCGAGGGCCGTCGCGTCCCGCGCGCCGGGTACGCGGTCGTCGCCGGCGGCCGGGTGATCGGCGAGGTCACCTCGGGCGCCCCCTCCCCCACCCTCGGGAAGCCGATCGCGATGGCGTACGTCGACGCCGCGTACTCGGCGCCGGGCACGGCGGGCGTGGGCGTGGACATCCGGGGCAGCCACGAGCCGTACGAGGTCGTGGCGCTGCCCTTCTACAAGCGCCGGAAGTAG
- a CDS encoding AAA family ATPase, with protein sequence MTVNRTTAYATASALALTDALPKQPAAPARDARASRPEPVIRDLRERSGHSPHGLTFGARDLVVVTGLPGSGKSTLMRRAVRATGIDSQNTRDHWDARTPSFLPYAVYRPLVRLAHYAGLRRALRSGAGVVVHDCGTQAWVRGWLAREARRRGGILHLLLLDVTPDEALEGQRERGRGVSRYAFLRHRQAASRLLRSVEKGNLPEGCGSAVLIDRDAADTLRRIDFAD encoded by the coding sequence ATCACGGTGAACAGGACCACGGCGTATGCGACGGCCTCGGCTCTCGCGCTGACCGACGCGCTGCCCAAGCAGCCCGCCGCCCCCGCCCGGGACGCGCGCGCCTCGCGCCCGGAACCCGTGATCCGCGACCTGCGGGAGCGCTCGGGCCACAGCCCGCACGGCCTCACCTTCGGCGCCCGCGACCTCGTGGTGGTCACCGGCCTGCCCGGCAGCGGCAAGTCCACGCTGATGCGCCGGGCGGTGCGCGCCACCGGCATCGACTCCCAGAACACCCGCGACCACTGGGACGCCCGTACGCCCTCCTTTCTCCCCTACGCCGTCTACCGCCCCCTCGTCCGCCTCGCCCACTACGCCGGACTGCGCCGCGCCCTGCGCTCCGGAGCCGGAGTCGTCGTGCACGACTGCGGTACGCAGGCCTGGGTGCGTGGCTGGCTGGCCCGTGAGGCCCGCCGCCGGGGCGGCATCCTGCATCTGCTCCTCCTCGACGTCACCCCGGACGAGGCCCTGGAGGGCCAGCGCGAACGCGGCCGGGGCGTCTCGCGGTACGCGTTCCTGCGCCACCGTCAGGCCGCCTCGCGGCTGCTGCGCTCGGTGGAGAAGGGGAATCTGCCGGAGGGCTGCGGCTCGGCGGTGCTGATCGACCGGGACGCGGCGGACACCCTGCGCAGGATCGACTTCGCGGACTGA
- a CDS encoding enhanced serine sensitivity protein SseB, whose translation MDIPADFPPDFSGGFPAPAHPHSHGGWPGNELEEVLSASLGVPGAGARIVEVLGRSFVWVPLPSGGGPYTGPLDLPTMDIQGQAYVPVFSSEEQFRQVVGAHVSYTVAPAVEFARGLQPQVGIAVNPDGVVGVPLPPQAVAQLCRSGRTVLDGTGGGRVRLYEPDWQEDPVDFLAAAATEFAGTGVVRTARRCLAAIETAAPVMFVGVELSPWDPLARTIPMDAVGRALGRSPSPWPVNLVFLDAAQDPVTDWLRDRVRPFYQHGY comes from the coding sequence ATGGACATCCCGGCGGACTTCCCTCCGGACTTTTCCGGGGGCTTCCCCGCACCGGCACACCCGCATTCGCACGGCGGCTGGCCGGGCAACGAGCTGGAGGAGGTGCTCTCGGCCTCCCTCGGCGTCCCCGGCGCGGGCGCCCGCATCGTCGAGGTCCTCGGCCGCAGCTTCGTCTGGGTCCCGCTCCCGTCCGGCGGTGGCCCCTACACCGGCCCCCTCGACCTGCCCACGATGGACATCCAGGGCCAGGCGTACGTGCCGGTCTTCAGCTCGGAGGAGCAGTTCCGGCAGGTCGTCGGCGCCCATGTGTCGTACACCGTGGCCCCCGCCGTCGAGTTCGCCAGGGGCCTGCAGCCCCAGGTCGGCATCGCCGTGAACCCGGACGGCGTGGTCGGAGTCCCGCTGCCCCCGCAGGCCGTGGCCCAGCTCTGCCGCTCCGGCCGCACCGTCCTCGACGGCACCGGCGGCGGACGCGTCCGCCTCTACGAGCCCGACTGGCAGGAGGACCCGGTCGACTTCCTCGCCGCCGCGGCGACGGAGTTCGCGGGCACGGGCGTGGTCCGGACGGCCCGCCGCTGCCTGGCGGCGATCGAAACGGCAGCCCCCGTCATGTTCGTCGGCGTCGAGCTCTCCCCGTGGGACCCGCTGGCCCGCACCATCCCGATGGACGCGGTAGGCAGGGCGCTGGGCCGATCGCCCTCTCCCTGGCCGGTGAACCTGGTCTTCCTGGACGCGGCCCAGGACCCGGTGACCGACTGGCTGAGGGACAGGGTCCGCCCCTTCTATCAGCATGGATACTGA